The following proteins are co-located in the Chryseobacterium daecheongense genome:
- a CDS encoding ion transporter, with the protein MEKEHNLVPEDTLWKRFLYRVIYRSDTRLGKLFDIILLALILVSTLIIMMESVPKLDQRFHLTFIVFEWIISLFFSAEYLLRIMVVKNKKNYIFSFFGIIDFLALVPFYLSFFFPVTKYFLIFRMLRMLRVFRIFNLLDFMNDGYLIVRALKNSSRKIYIFLLFLIIFSVIVGSLMFMVEGGRTGFETIPQSIYWAVVTVTTVGYGDVSPITPMGKFFAVILMLAGYSIIAVPTGIVTAEMRNKRQNLEKICERCGNEDIDDDARYCKQCGKKLA; encoded by the coding sequence ATGGAAAAAGAACACAATCTTGTCCCGGAGGATACATTATGGAAAAGATTTCTTTATCGTGTTATTTACCGTTCCGATACCAGATTGGGAAAGCTTTTCGATATTATATTGTTGGCATTAATCCTTGTCAGCACACTTATCATTATGATGGAAAGTGTTCCGAAGCTGGATCAAAGATTCCATCTTACATTTATTGTTTTTGAATGGATTATTTCTTTATTTTTTTCCGCAGAATACCTGCTGCGTATTATGGTCGTAAAAAATAAGAAAAATTATATCTTCAGCTTCTTTGGAATTATAGATTTTCTTGCCCTGGTTCCTTTCTACCTCAGTTTTTTCTTTCCGGTAACCAAATATTTCCTGATATTCAGAATGTTGAGAATGCTAAGGGTGTTTAGAATTTTCAATTTACTGGATTTTATGAATGACGGATATCTCATTGTACGGGCATTGAAAAACAGTTCAAGAAAGATCTATATTTTCCTGTTGTTCCTTATCATTTTTTCGGTGATTGTAGGTTCTTTGATGTTTATGGTGGAAGGAGGAAGAACCGGTTTTGAAACCATTCCCCAATCTATTTACTGGGCTGTGGTTACAGTAACTACAGTAGGTTACGGAGATGTTTCACCCATTACACCTATGGGAAAATTTTTTGCAGTTATACTGATGCTTGCCGGCTACTCTATTATTGCTGTACCCACCGGTATTGTAACGGCAGAGATGAGGAATAAAAGACAAAACCTGGAAAAGATCTGCGAACGTTGCGGAAATGAAGATATTGATGATGATGCGAGGTATTGCAAACAGTGTGGCAAGAAATTAGCTTGA